In Actinomycetota bacterium, the genomic stretch GTGGGATGTAGCGGCATGGCGAAGCTCGGGTTTCCTGGGCGGAAAGCGAACCCCGGTCACAAGGTTAGCCCCGAGCACAATCTGTATCATTACCCGCGTGCTTGTGACCGCTGTCTTGGGCGCCGTGGCGGTCAGTCGGGGTTGAGGACCTTTTCCAGGCCCCTGGGAAGGCCCGGCTTGCCCCGGAACCCGTAGACGAAGGCCCACTTCAGGAGCTTCTCCAGGGCGGAGGGCAACTGGGAGATGTGGTCTATGAACTGCACCGACCTCCCGTACTGCTCCAGCATGGCCTGGCGGTCCTCCAGGCCGCAGCCCAGGGTTATGAGCCGGATGTTCTGCTTGTCGCAGTAATCGATGCCGTAGCGGACGTCGCAGCCCGCGTTCGACGCGCCGTCGGTGATGTGGATTATCATCTTCCGTTTCCTGTCCTTGGGCAGCATGTAAGCCGCGGCTATCAACGCCTGCCCGGAAGGCGTCTCGCCGGTGGGGGACACGGACATCAACTCGTCCCCCCTGAGCAGGCTGGTGAGCACGCAGACGTGGTGCGACTCGTAATACGCCCAAACCTGCAGGCGGGTGGTGGATCCCCTGAGCGCCTCGTGCAGGGTGGCGACGGTCGACTCGACGAGCCTCCAGCTGTTCCCCCTCCCCATGGACCCCGAGGCGTCGATGAGCAGGCAGATGCTCCAGCTCGCGTCCGGTATCTTCTGCTTGTCGAGGAAGCACGCCCCGTTGATGGGCGCGCGGTAAAGGCGCTTCCTGTCCACCTTGCCGCTGGAAAGCCCGCGGCTTATGAGCACCTTCCTGTCCGCGTAGCACTGCATGATGGTCTTGAGGCGCGTCGCCTGGTGGCGGTCCACCACGCTGAGCGCCGGCATGTAGAAGTTCCATATGCGGGTGGGGAGGATCTCCTGCTCCGGATCGTCGACGACGGACCTGATCACGGAGGTCAGGTCGCCGGAACTCTCGGCCATCTTCGCCTCTATCTCCATGAAGGTGGTGGGGTCGAGCCGGGTTCCCCCGCCGCCGCCCGCCCTCTCCTCGCTGAGCGGCTCGTCGCTCAACAGGCTCCAGGGGACCATCTTATCCACGATCTTCCAGGAGGCGACGGTGTCCCTGATGCCCTCCAGGGCCCGTATGTAGATCTCCCGGCGCAGGTCGCAGCGCTCAACCACCCCCTTTCCGCTGTCCATGACCGCCCTAAGCTCCGGGGTGATCCCCTGCAGGACGGCGAGCGCATCACCGTAGCAGATGAGGTCGGCTTCGGATATATCCTGTCCCCATGCCCAGGACCACCAGAGGTGGAGCAGCTTGTCCACGGAGACTTCGCCGGCGCGCAGCCCGAGCTCCATCATGCGCATGGCCGTCCTCCTGGCCTTGCGGGTGTAGAGGCCGAGTATCGAACGCTCGGAGACGGAATCGACGTAGATGTCCTCGCCCACCTGGATGATCTTGCTGAGGACGACTTTCTGGCGCGGGCTCAGGTCCGGCCTCACGTGCTTCACGCCCCGCCACACCAGGTCGCTCCACTCCGTGCGGTGCAGCGCCTCGTGGACCACCACGCCCACCAAGCGGTCCACCTGCCTGGGATTGACGGGATACCTGCCGAGGATGGGCTCGGGGTCTATGACTATCGCCCCGGGCGACATGGACATGCCGGCATAGATGACGTCGCCCACGTTCCGCCCCAGGCTTCCCGCCACCTTGCGCAGGGCGCGCAGGAGGTTGGCCAGCTCGGTGGCCTCGAGGTGGGAGACGTTGACCCGCCAGAACTCGGAGAGGCTCTCCTCCTCGGCGAACCCCCCGGCGTTCGCGTCACGCTCAGTAGGGTTTATAGACTCGGCCATCGTCGCTCCTGGTCAGCCCCATCTCCAGGTGCATGGAGAGGAGGGTGGATTCCAGGATGTCCCTGCTCACCTGGAGGCTGTAGATGAAGGCCTCCCTGACCGACGCCCCTATGGCCACCAGCTCCGCGATCATCAGGGTGTGGCGGGTGGAGACCATCACCGGCTCCTGCGAATTGCTGCGCAACTGGTTGGCCACGTTGACGATGGTCTGCGCCTGCTCCTCGTCTACGCCCGTCTTGCGCTTGAGCACCTCCAACTCCACGTCGGGGGGGAGGTAATCCATGAGCGTCACGTAGAACCTGTCCCGCAGGGCGGCGTCCAGCATCTCCACGCCGATGAACTCCTCGCCCTCGTTGAGTGTGGCGAAGAAGACCACCTCGGGGGCGACCTTGATCAGCCCGAGCTCGTCCGTCCACACCCGCCTGTCCTCGGCGAGCACGGAGAAGAGCATGTTCAGGGCCTTGGGGTGCTCCGGGCGGTTGATCTCCTCCAGGTGTATCACGCAGCGGGGGGTCTGGATGGCCTGGGGGAAGAGGAACTGCTGGTAGTAGGTCTCCCCCTCCTTGAGCCGCATGTCCCCGAAGAGCTGCCCCGGCTCGGAGAGGATGCCCACCTGGAAGGTGGCCAGCGGCCTCCTGTTGCGGGCCGCGAACTGCCTCACCAGGGTGGACTTCCCGCAACCCTGCTTGCCGGCCACCAGCACGTTGACCGGGTGTTTCTTGGAGAGTTCGTTGATGCGCTCCATGTGGTCGATGACGTCCTGCGGGAGGAAGAAGTTCTCCTCCGGCTCGGGGACCAGCATGGATGCGTCCAGCGTGTCACGTTGCTCCTGCGCCATCCTCTCTCACCGCCTCCTTCTCGCAGCCTCACTCCCTGGCTCCCGTCATCCCCTCGATGCGGAGAGCGGGGAATGTTATCTACCCGTTAACATATTCCCCTTGTTTAAGGGTAAGTGAATTGTTGATTTCGGTCAAACCCCTGTCCAAAAGCGCCTGCTGAGACCTTACTGCATCGCCTCCGTGTGTCTCTTTCCGCGCACGCAGCGGCTGTCATTGATGCTCCCACGGGCCTTTTCCTGGAGGGCTGAGCGCAATGTGAACCCGCGCCCGTTTACCCACGGCCCGTCCATGACGATAAATCCTACGTCCGCCATCAAGGACCGGGAGGTAATCCTTGGAAAAGGGAGCGGGGGACGTTTTTCGGGAGGCGCTGCGGCTGGCGCTTCATGAGCGGCGCCTGTGGCCGGCGGGGCTCCTGGTCGCCGTGGGGTTCGCCGACTGTTGGCGCATCATCTTCGACTGGGGTCCCTACAGGGCCGGGGAGGTGGCGGCGAACCGGGTGCGGGGAGGGGGCGGCAGGGGCATCGCGGACATCGTGGTGATGGCGCTCGTGGCCCTGGCCGTCTTCGCTTTGCTGAGGGCATGGGGGTATGCGGGCGAGCTGGTCCTCATAGGGCAGGCGGCGAGTGCGGCGAAGGGTGAGAGCGCTTCCATCATGGTAAATTATGCCAGATACCGAAAGAGGTACCTCTCGTTGAGCGCCGTCCTCCTGCCGTGGGACGCCCTGCGCGTGGCGGTCATCTACGTGACCTTTCCCTTCGTCTTCCTCTGGGAGAAGTGGGACCCGCACCTGCGCCTCTTCCTGCCGTATCTCCTGGCGTTCCTCTCATGGCTCGCGCTGCTGGCGCTGGTTTACATGCCGCTGGGGATAGCCGTCCTCCTCGCGGGACGGGCGGCGGTTCTCGGAGATAAGCCCTCGCCGGTGGCGTGGAGGGAGGGCTGGGAGCTGTTTCGCGCCAACGCCGCCAGGTGTTGCGTCGCGTGGTTCCAGGCCCTGGCGGTGGACGTGGCCTTCATCGTTCCGGCATGGCTCCTCGCCGCGCTGCTCCCCTGGGCGTTCACGCAGTTGCTCCGCGCGGTGTCCGTGGAAGCCCCGCGCTGGATCCCCAGGGCCGCCGCCTACCTTGTCCTGGCGGCGCTGCTCCTGCCGGGGCAAACGCTGGTACAGTGCTTCAAGTCCTCCCTGTGGACCATGACCTTCCTTGAATTGAGGGAGGAAAGGGAGGTGCGCGGGGAAGAGGTGGGCGGGCGCGGGCGGGACGGAAGGCGCGGGGGCGGAGAGGAACTCATCTATCCCCCGCTCACGAGGCTCCCCATGCCGCCACCCGGACCCGCGCCTTGAGCGGGCGAGGATGGACGTGAATGGACCTCCGCGCACCGCGGGGTGGAAACGCCCCGGCCCGCCGCCTGAGAGTGGCGCGGGATGTGGCTTCCCCGCAGTAACCTTGCATCGACGAGAAGGAACGGGCGGACAAGAGAGGGGCATGCCGCCATCTGCTATCATTAATCCATCACCGTCGCCTTCCCGGTTCTTGGAAGGTGGATGCAGACGGATGCAAGCGCCGAGCGAGGAGGAAAAGACGTTGCGCCTGCGTTTCGCACCCAGCCCGACGGGTTACCTGCACGTGGGAGGGGCGCGCACCGCCCTCTACAACTGGCTGCTGGCGCGCCGCTCCGGGGGGACTTTCATCCTGCGCATCGAGGACACAGACCTCTCCCGCTCCACCGAGGAGGCCATAGAGGCCATCCTGCGCGACCTGCGCTGGCTGGGCCTGGACTGGGACGAGGGGCCCGACGCCGGGGGCGAGCACTGGCCCTACCGCCAGACCGGGCGCATGGCCCTCTACCGCGAGGCGGCGCACAGGCTCCTGGAAGGCGGGTACGCCTACCGCTGCTTCTGCTCGCCGCAGGAGCTCAGGGAAAGGCGCGAGCGGGCGCTGCAGGAGGGGCGCCCCCCCATGTACGACCGGCGCTGCCTCTCCCTGACGGAGGAGGAGGTGCGACGCCTGGCGAAGGAGGGGAGGCCCTATGCCCTGCGCTTCCGCGTTCCCGAGGGGGAGACGGTGGTGAGAGACGCCATCCGGGGAGAGATAACCTTCCGCAACCGGGAGATAGAGGACTTCGTGCTGCTGCGCAACGACGGCACCCCGACCTACAACCTCGCGGTGGTTGTGGACGACATCGACATGCGCATAAGCCACGTGGTGCGCGGGGACGACCATCTCCCCAACACCCCCAAGCAACTGTTGCTCTACCGGGCCCTGGGGGCGGAGGCCCCGGTCTTCGCACACCTGCCCATGATCGTGGGGCGGGACGGCAGGCCCCTGTCCAAGCGCCACGGCGACGTGGCGGTGGGGCACTACCGCGAGATGGGCTTTCTCCCCGAGGCCATGGTGAATTTCCTCGCGCTCCTGGGTTGGTCCCTGGACGACGCCACCACCATCATCGACCGCGATACCCTGGTGGCCAACTTCGGGCTGGAGCGGGTGACCTCCAAGCCGGCCGTGTGGGACACGGACAAGCTCTACTGGATGAACTCCCAGTACGTCATGGCCCTCGGCGACGCCGAGCTCGCGCAGGCTGTGGCGCCCTTCCTGGCGCGCGAGGGCCTGATCGCTGGGGATGACGGTGAGGCGCTGGACAAGCTGCGGCGTGCCGCCCCCCTCGTCCGCGAGAGGATGAAGGTGCTCTCCGACGCGGTGCCCCTGCTGGCCTTTCTCTTCCGCGAACCGGAGACGGAGGAGGATGCGCGCGAGCTCCTGCGCGGCGAGGAGAACAGGACGCTGCTCAAGGAGGCCGGGAAGCGCCTTCTGGAACTGGAAATATTTGACACAAAAAACATCGAGTCCCTCCTGCGCGCGCTGGCGGAGGAGATGGGCCTGAAGCCCCGCAAGGCCTTCCAGCCCATCCGGGTGGCCCTCACCGGGAGCAGGGTGAGCCCGCCCCTCTTCGAATCCATGGAGCTCCTGGGACGGGAAAAATGTTTGCAGCGCATCGCCCGTGCCCTGGACCGGGCAAGGGACGATGGGTGACCCGGGGGCGACGTTGCACCTGCCCTGTCCGGGGACGGCGGGTTTCGAACTGGTCAGCGAAGGTGCTTCCATGCTCATCGACCCTTACCTCTCGCGCCACCCCCGTTCCCTGCCTGCACGGGGTCCGCGGCCGGGGGATTTCCCCCATGACCCCGCTTTTATTGACTATGACTGGGCTTGATGATAATCTTTTTTAGGTTGACCTGCGTGAAGGTCGAGCGGCGGAAA encodes the following:
- a CDS encoding VWA domain-containing protein gives rise to the protein MAESINPTERDANAGGFAEEESLSEFWRVNVSHLEATELANLLRALRKVAGSLGRNVGDVIYAGMSMSPGAIVIDPEPILGRYPVNPRQVDRLVGVVVHEALHRTEWSDLVWRGVKHVRPDLSPRQKVVLSKIIQVGEDIYVDSVSERSILGLYTRKARRTAMRMMELGLRAGEVSVDKLLHLWWSWAWGQDISEADLICYGDALAVLQGITPELRAVMDSGKGVVERCDLRREIYIRALEGIRDTVASWKIVDKMVPWSLLSDEPLSEERAGGGGGTRLDPTTFMEIEAKMAESSGDLTSVIRSVVDDPEQEILPTRIWNFYMPALSVVDRHQATRLKTIMQCYADRKVLISRGLSSGKVDRKRLYRAPINGACFLDKQKIPDASWSICLLIDASGSMGRGNSWRLVESTVATLHEALRGSTTRLQVWAYYESHHVCVLTSLLRGDELMSVSPTGETPSGQALIAAAYMLPKDRKRKMIIHITDGASNAGCDVRYGIDYCDKQNIRLITLGCGLEDRQAMLEQYGRSVQFIDHISQLPSALEKLLKWAFVYGFRGKPGLPRGLEKVLNPD
- a CDS encoding glutamate--tRNA ligase; translated protein: MQAPSEEEKTLRLRFAPSPTGYLHVGGARTALYNWLLARRSGGTFILRIEDTDLSRSTEEAIEAILRDLRWLGLDWDEGPDAGGEHWPYRQTGRMALYREAAHRLLEGGYAYRCFCSPQELRERRERALQEGRPPMYDRRCLSLTEEEVRRLAKEGRPYALRFRVPEGETVVRDAIRGEITFRNREIEDFVLLRNDGTPTYNLAVVVDDIDMRISHVVRGDDHLPNTPKQLLLYRALGAEAPVFAHLPMIVGRDGRPLSKRHGDVAVGHYREMGFLPEAMVNFLALLGWSLDDATTIIDRDTLVANFGLERVTSKPAVWDTDKLYWMNSQYVMALGDAELAQAVAPFLAREGLIAGDDGEALDKLRRAAPLVRERMKVLSDAVPLLAFLFREPETEEDARELLRGEENRTLLKEAGKRLLELEIFDTKNIESLLRALAEEMGLKPRKAFQPIRVALTGSRVSPPLFESMELLGREKCLQRIARALDRARDDG
- a CDS encoding AAA family ATPase, whose amino-acid sequence is MAQEQRDTLDASMLVPEPEENFFLPQDVIDHMERINELSKKHPVNVLVAGKQGCGKSTLVRQFAARNRRPLATFQVGILSEPGQLFGDMRLKEGETYYQQFLFPQAIQTPRCVIHLEEINRPEHPKALNMLFSVLAEDRRVWTDELGLIKVAPEVVFFATLNEGEEFIGVEMLDAALRDRFYVTLMDYLPPDVELEVLKRKTGVDEEQAQTIVNVANQLRSNSQEPVMVSTRHTLMIAELVAIGASVREAFIYSLQVSRDILESTLLSMHLEMGLTRSDDGRVYKPY